One genomic segment of Tripterygium wilfordii isolate XIE 37 chromosome 9, ASM1340144v1, whole genome shotgun sequence includes these proteins:
- the LOC120005678 gene encoding dnaJ homolog subfamily C GRV2 isoform X2 — translation MVMLYRVNLFLLRFHLSKGVQKTMKCVQAVTVRPLSAVSSLVRFAEEPQMFAIEFNDGCPIHVYVSTSRDSLLAAVRDAMQTEVQCPVPVLPRLTMPGHRIDPPCGRVFLLDGPQRAVADMESASMHLKHLAAAAKDALAEGGSIPGSRAKLWRRIREFNACIPFSGVPPNIEVPEVTFMALITMLPATPNLPPESPPLPPPSPKAAATVMGFVACLRRLLASRSAASHVMSFPAAVGRIMGLLRNGSEGVAAESAGLISVLIGGGPGDTNLVTDSKGDRHATIMHTKSVLFAQHGYLTILVNRLKPMSVSPLLSMAVVEVLEAMICEPHGETTQYTVFVELLRQVAGFRRRLFALFGHPAESVRETVAVIMRTIAEEDAIAAESMRDAALRDGALLRHLLHALFLPTGDRREISRHLVALWADSYQPALDLLSRILPPGLVAYLHTRSDGVQPEDANQEGSSTNRRWRRLLQQRKNRAGRGITSQDNSLPSINNSDVGDPMRHPGTLRGSDSYQRSALDPNPAQSSTVQSSAQTETLTSEVSPSGTLQNGHLPVIASADAPSANFHAASDQNASYSSDTDAHVSGFQDNGLPAPAQVVVESTPVGSGRLLCNWHEFWRAFSIDHNRADLIWNERTRQELREALQAEVHKLDVEKERTEDIFPGGASVEIMTGQDSMPQISWNYSEFGVRYPSLSKEVCVGQYYLRLLLESGSGGRAQDFPLRDPVAFFRALYHRFLCDADIGLTVDGAVPDELGASDDWCDMGRLDGFGGGGGFSVRELCARAMAIVYDQHHKTIGPFEGAAHITVLLDRTDDRALRHRLLLLLKVLMRVLSNVEACVLVGGCVLAVDLLTVAHEASERIAIPLQSNLIAATAFMEPLKEWMFVDKEGVQIGPVEKDAIRRFWSKKDIDWTTRCWASGMSDWKRLRDIRELRWALAVRVPVLTSSQVGDSALSILHSMVSAHSDIDDAGEIVTPTPRVKRILSSPRCLPHIAQAMLSGEPSIVESAAGLLKAVVTRNPKAMIRLYSTGAFYFALAYPGSNLLTIAQLFAVTHVHQAFHGGEEAAVSSSLSLAKRSVLGGLLPESLLYVLERSGPAAFSAAMVSDSDTPEIIWTHKMRAENLIRQVLQHLGDFPQKLSQHCHSLYEYAPMPPVTYPELRDEMWCHRYYLRNLCDEIRFPNWSIVEHVEFLQSLLAMWREELTRRPMDLSEEEACKILEISPEDVSKDDANNSNSLDAAGDMNSISKQIENIDEEKLKRQYRKLAMKYHPDKNPEGREKFLAVQKAYERLQATMQGLQGPQPWRLLLLLKGQCILYRRYGDVLEPFKYAGYPMLLNAITVEKDDNNFLSSDRAPLLVAASELTWLTCASSSLNGEELVRDGGIQLLATLLSRCMCVVQPTTPSSEPSAIIVTNVMRTYSALSQFESARAEILQISGLVEDIVHCTELELVPAAIDAALQTIACVSVSPELQDALLGAGVLWYLLPLLLQYDSTAEESGTTESHGVGVSVQIAKNMHAVQASLALSRLSGLCADESSTPCNAPAADALKALLTPKLATMLKDQVPKDLLSKLNSNLESPEIIWNSSTRAELLKFVDQQRASHSPDGSYDLNDSRAFIYKALSKELFVGNVYLRVYNDQPEFEISDPGAFCVALIDFVACLVHNQYPTDFLNRYNVSSSSNDTPEQQGNAADTSVQSDTADESVDGQHKDDDTSPSHDGKPTEKEELELVKNLQFGLTSLKNLLTSNPNLASIFSTKEKLLPLFECFSVHVASKSNIPQLCLNVLSLLTAYAPCLEAMVADGSSLLLLLQMLHSSPGCREGVLHVLYALASTPELTWAAAKHGGVVYILELLLPLQHEIPLQQRAAAASLLGKLVGQPMHGPRVAITLARFLPDGLISVIRDGPGEAVVSALEQTTETPELVWTLAMAASLSAQIATMASDLYREQMKGRVVDWDVPEQDPRQQEMKDEPQVGGIYVRLFLKDPKFPLRNPKRFLEGLLDQYLSSIAATHYETKAVDPELPLLLSAALVSLLRVHPTLADHVGYLGYVPKLVAAVAYEGRRETMASEEISNGNCSDKTFESVDGSTQPGQTPQERVRLSCLRVLHQLAASTICAEAMAATSAGTPQVVPLLMKAIGWQGGSILALETLKRVVVSGNRARDALVAQGLKVGLVEVLLGLLDWRAGGRSGLCSQMKWNESEASIGRVLAVEVLHAFSAEGAHCTKVRDILNASDVWGAYKDQKHDLFLPSNAQSAAAGVAGLIENSSQLTYALTAPPPQATQGRSPASTLTESNGMHF, via the exons ATGGTGATGCTGTATCGCGTCAACTTATTCTTACTAAGGTTTCACTTGTCGAAAGGCGTCCAGAAAACTATGAA ATGTGTGCAGGCTGTTACTGTTCGTCCTTTATCTGCAGTAAGTTCGCTTGTCCGATTTGCAGAGGAGCCTCAGATGTTTGCCATCGAATTCAATGATGGATGCCCAATTCAT GTTTATGTCAGCACTTCTCGCGATAGCTTACTTGCAGCAGTTCGTGATGCAATGCAAACAGAA GTTCAGTGCCCAGTACCTGTATTACCTAGGCTTACGATGCCTGGACATCGTATTGATCCACCTTGTGGAAGAGTATTTTTACTAGATGGACCTCAACGTGCTGTTGCTGATATGGAAAGTGCATCCATGCATTTGAAACACCTAGCTGCAGCTGCCAAAGATGCTCTTGCTGAAGGTGGTTCTATACCTGGTTCAAGAGCTAAGCTGTGGCGTAGAATAAGGGAGTTTAATGCTTGTATTCCCTTTAGTGGAGTCCCTCCTAATATTGAAGTTCCCGAAGTAACTTTCATGGCCTTGATTACCATGCTTCCTGCTACTCCAAATCTTCCTCCGGAGTCCCCTCCCCTGCCACCTCCCTCGCCTAAAGCTGCTGCAACAGTGATGGGTTTTGTTGCATGTTTGCGTAGATTGTTGGCTTCAAGAAGTGCAGCATCACATGTGATGTCTTTTCCTGCTGCTGTTGGAAGAATTATGGGTTTGCTTAGAAATGGTTCAGAGGGTGTAGCAGCTGAATCAGCAGGGCTTATTTCAGTACTAATTGGTGGTGGTCCCGGTGATACAAATTTAGTGACAGATTCAAAAGGAGATCGACATGCTACAATCATGCACACAAAGTCTGTGTTGTTTGCCCAACATGGCTATCTAACTATCCTTGTCAACCGGCTCAAACCTATGTCTGTCTCGCCTTTATTGTCCATGGCGGTGGTTGAAGTTCTTGAGGCTATGATCTGTGAACCACATGGTGAAACTACTCAATACACGGTCTTTGTTGAATTGTTACGCCAAGTAGCTGGTTTCCGGCGTCGCTTATTTGCATTGTTTGGGCATCCTGCTGAGAGTGTTCGTGAGACAGTTGCTGTGATTATGCGTACAATTGCTGAAGAAGATGCAATTGCAGCAGAGTCCATGCGTGATGCTGCTTTGCGAGATGGGGCTTTgctgaggcatttattgcatgcaCTTTTTCTTCCTACTGGTGACCGGCGTGAGATTAGTCGACATCTTGTTGCTCTTTGGGCGGATTCCTATCAACCAGCTTTAGATTTATTGTCTAGAATTCTGCCTCCTGGCCTTGTTGCTTATTTGCATACACGCTCAGATGGAGTGCAACCTGAAGATGCAAATCAAGAAGGATCATCAACCAATAGAAGATGGAGACGTTTACTTCAGCAGAGGAAGAATCGTGCCGGAAGAGGAATTACATCTCAAGATAATTCTTTACCTTCTATTAATAATTCTGATGTTGGTGATCCTATGAGGCACCCAGGCACTCTTAGAGGATCAGATAGCTATCAGCGATCTGCTCTTGATCCAAATCCTGCACAGTCCTCGACTGTTCAATCTTCTGCTCAGACTGAGACTTTGACCAGTGAGGTGTCCCCTAGTGGGACCTTACAAAATGGCCATTTGCCTGTCATTGCTTCCGCTGATGCACCATCAGCAAATTTTCACGCTGCATCAGACCAAAATGCCTCATATTCATCTGATACAGATGCTCATGTATCAGGTTTTCAAGACAATGGCCTTCCAGCTCCTGCTCAGGTTGTTGTGGAGAGCACACCTGTGGGTTCTGGTCGGTTACTTTGTAATTGGCATGAATTTTGGCGAGCTTTTAGCATTGATCACAACCGTGCGGACTTAATCTGGAATGAGCGTACTAGGCAAGAGTTGAGGGAGGCTTTGCAGGCTGAAGTTCATAAACTAGATGTTGAGAAGGAGCGTACTGAAGATATTTTCCCTGGAGGTGCTTCAGTAGAGATTATGACTGGGCAAGATAGCATGCCTCAGATATCTTGGAACTATTCTGAATTCGGTGTTAGGTACCCTAGCTTATCCAAAGAAGTTTGTGTGGGTCAATACTATCTGCGTTTGTTACTAGAAAGTGGCAGCGGTGGCCGAGCCCAGGATTTTCCATTGCGTGATCCAGTGGCTTTCTTTAGAGCACTCTATCATCGGTTCTTATGTGATGCAGACATAGGACTGACTGTAGATGGTGCTGTACCCGATGAGTTGGGTGCATCTGATGACTGGTGTGACATGGGAAGATTAGATGGTTTTGGAGGTGGCGGTGGATTTTCAGTTAGGGAGCTTTGCGCAAGGGCAATGGCAATTGTATACGACCAGCATCACAAAACAATAGGGCCTTTTGAGGGTGCTGCCCATATTACGGTTCTCTTGGATAGGACAGATGACAGAGCACTAAGGCACCGCCTGCTCCTCCTTTTAAAG GTTCTAATGAGGGTTTTATCTAATGTGGAGGCATGTGTATTGGTCGGAGGGTGTGTTTTAGCCGTTGATCTTCTGACAGTGGCTCATGAAGCGTCAGAAAGGATCGCGATTCCTTTGCAATCTAATTTGATAGCCGCTACTGCTTTCATGGAGCCACTCAAGGAATGGATGTTTGTTGATAAGGAAGGTGTACAAATTGGACCAGTGGAGAAGGATGCTATCAGAAGGTTCTGGTCAAAGAAGGATATTGATTGGACAACAAGATGTTGGGCCTCTGGAATGTCAGATTGGAAAAGATTGCGAGATATACGTGAGCTTCGCTGGGCACTTGCTGTTCGGGTTCCTGTTCTCACATCATCTCAG GTTGGGGATTCAGCACTGTCAATATTACACAGCATGGTGTCTGCACATTCGGACATAGATGATGCTGGGGAAATAGTTACTCCAACCCCAAGGGTAAAACGAATTTTGTCAAGTCCCCGTTGCCTTCCGCATATTGCCCAG GCCATGCTTTCTGGGGAACCTAGTATTGTGGAGTCCGCAGCGGGACTGCTGAAGGCTGTCGTGACAAGAAACCCCAAAGCCATGATACGTCTGTACAGCACGGGTGCATTCTATTTTGCCCTGGCATACCCTGGATCTAATCTCCTTACAATTGCACAACTCTTTGCAGTAACACATGTACATCAAGCGTTTCATGGTGGTGAAGAAGCTGCAGTTTCTTCATCTCTGTCACTTGCAAAACGTAGTGTATTGGGTGGGCTTCTTCCTGAATCATTGCTTTACGTATTGGAACGCAGTGGTCCAGCTGCATTTTCAGCAGCAATGGTATCTGATTCTGATACTCCCGAGATTATTTGGACACACAAAATGCGAGCTGAAAATCTGATTCGTCAG GTTTTACAGCATCTTGGTGATTTCCCCCAAAAATTGTCACAGCACTGCCATTCTTTGTATGAGTACGCACCTATGCCGCCAGTGACATACCCTGAACTAAGAGATGAAATGTGGTGTCACCGCTACTACCTTCGAAACTTATGTGATGAGATTAGGTTTCCAAATTGGTCGATTGTTGAACATGTTGAGTTCTTGCAATCTTTACTAGCAATGTGGCGTGAAGAGTTGACCCGCAGGCCAATGGATCTTTCTGAAGAAGAAGCTTGCAAAATACTTGAGATATCACCTGAAGATGTGTCAAAAGATGATGCAAACAACTCGAATTCTCTTGACGCAGCTGGGGACATGAATAGCATATCAAAGCAGATTGAGAACATTGATGAAGAAAAACTCAAGCGACAGTATAGAAAACTTGCAATGAAATACCACCCAGACAAAAATCCTGAAGGGAGGGAAAAGTTTCTTGCTGTACAGAAAGCTTATGAACGACTTCAG GCAACAATGCAAGGCTTGCAAGGTCCTCAACCGTGGAGGCTATTGCTTTTGTTGAAAGGACAGTGTATATTATACAGACGATACGGAGACGTATTAGAGCCTTTTAAATATGCTGGTTATCCAATGTTGCTGAATGCAATCACAGTAGAAAAGGATGacaataattttctttcatcTGATAGGGCACCTCTTCTTGTTGCAGCATCTGAACTTACTTGGCTGAC GTGTGCATCTTCTTCATTAAACGGTGAAGAGCTTGTGAGGGATGGTGGGATACAACTTCTGGCAACTCTTCTTTCCCGTTGCATGTGCGTAGTTCAGCCGACTACCCCCTCCAGTGAACCATCGGCGATTATTGTTACTAATGTGATGCGGACATATTCTGCTTTGAGTCAGTTCGAAAGTGCAAGGGCTGAAATCCTTCAAATTTCTGGATTAGTTGAGGACATTGTGCACTGTACTGAACTTGAGCTTGTGCCAGCAGCTATTGATGCTGCACTCCAGACCATAGCCTGTGTTTCTGTATCCCCTGAATTGCAGGATGCCTTATTAGGGGCCGGTGTGCTGTG GTACCTGTTGCCCTTGTTACTTCAGTATGACTCAACTGCAGAGGAATCTGGTACGACAGAATCACATGGTGTTGGTGTTAgcgttcaaattgcaaaaaatatgCATGCCGTTCAGGCATCTCTAGCCTTGTCAAGGCTTAGTGGTTTATGTGCTGATGAGAGCTCTACACCTTGTAATGCACCAGCAGCTGATGCCCTTAAAGCTTTGCTAACTCCTAAGCTTGCCACGATGTTGAAAGATCAAGTCCCAAAAGACCTACTTTCCAAATTAAACTCAAACTTGGAGTCTCCAGAG ATTATCTGGAATTCATCAACGCGGGCGGAGCTACTGAAATTTGTGGATCAGCAACGTGCAAGCCATAGTCCTGATGGGTCATATGACTTGAATGATTCACGTGCCTTCATATACAAGGCTTTATCAAAAGAACTGTTTGTTGGTAATGTTTACTTAAGGGTCTATAATGATCAGCCGGAATTTGAGATCAGTGATCCAGGAGCTTTCTGCGTTGCTCTGATTGATTTTGTAGCATGTCTAGTGCACAATCAATATCCCACAGATTTTCTGAATAGATATAATGTTAGCAGCTCATCCAATGATACACCTGAGCAGCAAGGGAATGCTGCTGATACATCGGTTCAAAGTGATACTGCTGATGAATCAGTTGATGGACAGCATAAAGATGATGATACTTCTCCATCGCATGACGGAAAACCAACAGAGAAGGAAGAATTGGAACTTGTTAAGAATCTTCAATTTGGACTGACCTCATTAAAG AACTTATTGACTAGCAATCCAAATCTGGCATCCATATTTTCAACTAAAGAGAAGCTACTGCCTCTTTTTGAATGCTTTTCTGTGCATGTTGCTTCAAAAAGCAATATTCCTCAACTTTGCCTTAATGTGCTGTCTCTCTTGACTGCATATGCTCCCTGTTTAGAGGCAATGGTTGCAGACGGATCTAGTCTTCTCCTTCTATTACAGATGTTACACTCTTCCCCAGGCTGCCGTGAAGGGGTTCTTCATGTACTTTATGCCTTGGCAAGCACTCCAGAACTTACTTGGGCGGCTGCCAAGCATGGTGGAGTGGTGTACATTCTTGAGCTTCTACTGCCTTTGCAAC ATGAAATACCCTTGCAGCAAAGAGCAGCAGCAGCTTCATTATTGGGAAAACTTGTTGGGCAGCCAATGCACGGGCCAAGAGTTGCTATTACACTAGCAAGGTTTCTTCCAGACGGCCTGATATCTGTCATTAGGGATGGTCCTGGTGAGGCTGTTGTGTCTGCACTTGAACAGACTACAGAGACACCAGAACTTGTGTGGACACTAGCGATGGCTGCTTCTTTGTCTGCACAAATTGCAACCATGGCATCAGATCTTTACCGTGAGCAGATGAAAGGTCGTGTTGTTGACTGGGATGTACCTGAGCAAGACCCTAGACAACAGGAAATGAAAGATGAGCCGCAG GTTGGTGGAATTTATGTCAGGTTGTTTCTAAAAGATCCCAAATTTCCTCTTAGGAACCCAAAGAGATTTTTGGAAGGACTACTGGATCAGTATTTGTCATCCATTGCTGCCACACATTACGAAACAAAGGCTGTTGACCCTGAGCTTCCTTTACTTCTATCTGCTGCTTTAGTTTCATTATTGCGAGTACACCCTACACTTGCTGATCATGTTGGATATCTTGGATATGTGCCCAAACTCGTAGCTGCTGTGGCCTATGAGGGTAGAAGAGAAACAATGGCATCAGAGGAGATTAGTAATGGAAACTGTAGTGATAAAACATTTGAATCTGTTGATGGATCAACACAGCCTGGACAAACTCCACAAGAACGTGTGCGGCTTAGTTGTTTGCGTGTCTTGCATCAACTTGCTGCGAGCACTATCTGTGCTGAAGCTATGGCAGCAACTAGTGCTGGAACACCTCAG GTCGTTCCTCTTTTAATGAAGGCTATCGGATGGCAAGGTGGAAGCATTCTAGCTCTTGAGACACTAAAACGTGTTGTGGTTTCTGGAAATCGAGCTAGGGATGCACTTGTTGCGCAAGGGCTAAA GGTTGGTCTTGTTGAAGTACTTCTTGGCCTTCTTGACTGGAGAGCTGGGGGAAGGAGTGGACTCTGCTCTCAGATGAAGTGGAATGAATCAGAAGCATCCATTGGCAGGGTGCTCGCTGTTGAG GTTCTGCATGCATTTTCAGCAGAGGGGGCACATTGTACTAAAGTTCGTGACATATTAAATGCCTCTGAT GTTTGGGGCGCTTACAAAGACCAGAAGCATGACCTTTTCCTTCCATCAAATGCCCAGTCTGCGGCTGCTGGAGTTGCCGGCCTAATTGAGAATTCATCTCAACTAACTTATGCACTTACGGCTCCTCCACCACAAGCCACACAGGGGAGGTCACCTGCTTCAACCTTGACGGAGTCGAATGGAATGCATTTCTGA